From the genome of Triticum aestivum cultivar Chinese Spring chromosome 3B, IWGSC CS RefSeq v2.1, whole genome shotgun sequence, one region includes:
- the LOC123068954 gene encoding acyl transferase 9: MASSSFKVTRISEGAVKPASETPDHTLPLAWVDRYPTHRGLVESMHIFRSGADAAPAVIREALGKALAFFYPLAGRIVEQPEKGCPAIRCTADGVYFAEAVAECSLEDVRFLERPLLLPKEDLVPYPADDLWGVEPHNTIMMMQITKFTCGGFVMGLRFNHASADGMGAAQFIKAVGDMARGLPEPAVKPVWDREKFPNPSIKPGPLPELPVLALDYIVLDFPTGYIDALKTQYKAHSGKFCSGFDVLTAKLWQCRTRALNLEPEATVKLCFFASVRHLLKLDAGYYGNSIFPVKMSGSSKKVLESSVMEVIDMIREAKQRMAVEFFQFAKEETRQDPFQMSFDYESIYVSDWSKLGFSDVDYGFGPPMFAGPLVNNDFIASVVILKAPLPLDGARMLASCVTKEHSQEFARGMKEDLP; encoded by the exons ATGGCGTCGTCGAGCTTCAAGGTGACGCGGATCTCGGAGGGCGCGGTGAAGCCGGCGTCGGAGACCCCCGACCACACGCTGCCGCTGGCGTGGGTGGACCGGTACCCGACCCACCGTGGCCTGGTGGAGTCGATGCACATCTTCCGGTCCGGCGCCGACGCGGCCCCCGCCGTGATCCGCGAGGCGCTGGGCAAGGCGCTGGCCTTCTTCTACCCGCTGGCCGGGCGCATCGTGGAGCAGCCGGAGAAGGGGTGCCCCGCCATCCGCTGCACCGCCGACGGCGTCTACTTCGCGGAGGCCGTGGCGGAGTGCAGCCTGGAGGACGTGCGGTTCCTGGAGCGCCCCCTGCTGCTCCCCAAGGAGGACCTCGTCCCCTACCCCGCCGACGATCTCTGGGGCGTCGAACCCCACAACACCATCATGATGATGCAG ATCACGAAGTTCACCTGCGGCGGGTTCGTGATGGGCCTGCGGTTCAACCACGCGTCGGCGGACGGCATGGGCGCGGCGCAGTTCATCAAGGCCGTGGGCGACATGGCGCGGGGGCTCCCGGAGCCGGCGGTGAAGCCGGTGTGGGACAGGGAGAAGTTCCCCAACCCGAGCATCAAGCCGGGGCCGCTCCCGGAGCTCCCCGTGCTGGCGCTGGACTACATCGTGCTCGACTTCCCCACGGGCTACATCGACGCGCTCAAAACGCAGTACAAGGCGCACAGCGGCAAGTTCTGCTCCGGCTTCGACGTGCTGACGGCCAAGCTGTGGCAGTGCCGCACCCGGGCGCTGAACCTGGAGCCCGAGGCGACGGTGAAGCTCTGCTTCTTCGCCAGCGTGCGCCACCTGCTGAAGCTGGACGCGGGGTACTACGGCAACTCCATCTTCCCCGTGAAGATGTCCGGGAGCAGCAAGAAGGTGCTGGAGTCGTCGGTGATGGAGGTGATCGACATGATCCGGGAGGCGAAGCAGCGGATGGCGGTGGAGTTCTTCCAGTTCGCCAAGGAGGAGACGCGGCAGGACCCCTTCCAGATGAGCTTCGACTACGAGTCCATCTACGTCTCCGACTGGAGCAAGCTGGGGTTCTCCGACGTGGACTACGGCTTCGGCCCGCCCATGTTCGCCGGCCCGCTCGTGAACAACGACTTCATCGCCTCCGTCGTCATCCTCAAGGCGCCGCTGCCGCTGGACGGCGCCAGGATGCTCGCCAGCTGCGTCACCAAGGAGCACTCCCAGGAGTTCGCCCGCGGCATGAAGGAGGACCTGCCCTGA